A single Tachypleus tridentatus isolate NWPU-2018 chromosome 9, ASM421037v1, whole genome shotgun sequence DNA region contains:
- the LOC143227265 gene encoding uncharacterized protein LOC143227265 — protein MTGDQLGNYELRPYRLLLLSFFSMGLQIPRKRDSLSWYISVIWTGLVVCFLHIYSLHMIAVCIWHWQHLWENMTLVLRNIAASVTADMYLVNRKRMWDLVAEMESFSQLLSPEKSRQLTRQVSILTLGVWFYMLLALTSTNYVVPEVPVHEYLEDHYYGSQTVNGSIAAYLLVLSDWNLSNYFAWGVLTFLIAFFLSICTSLRLNFQHFNNQFRKFVADNTRPVTATDLQLMRVLHSQLAAFVTRFDELFTRMVFIWYATIITSFCVEITALLRSDVEEMSTLAGGIFYGLRILYIVVFFIMLSVLSSLVNEEAHDVLHSLQNTICIHPTTDHPYNIQAELLVTQLNSSVVGLSAWNVFIINRGFMLTVLGAVISYGVLIIQLNPKAMKKLSGITS, from the coding sequence ATGACTGGAGATCAATTAGGGAACTATGAACTTCGACCTTATCGGCTTCTTCTTTTGTCTTTCTTTTCAATGGGACTTCAAATACCGAGAAAGAGAGATTCTTTAAGTTGGTATATCAGCGTCATATGGACAGGGCTGGTGGTATGTTTTCTTCACATCTACTCCCTGCATATGATCGCAGTGTGCATCTGGCACTGGCAACATTTGTGGGAAAACATGACGTTGGTCCTTCGCAACATCGCCGCTAGTGTCACCGCCGACATGTACTTAGTCAATCGGAAAAGAATGTGGGACCTTGTGGCTGAAATGGAATCCTTTAGTCAACTGCTAAGTCCTGAAAAATCACGCCAACTGACAAGGCAAGTCTCTATTTTGACGTTGGGTGTATGGTTTTATATGTTATTAGCGCTCACGTCTACGAACTACGTGGTACCAGAAGTTCCAGTTCACGAGTATTTGGAAGATCACTATTACGGCTCTCAAACAGTAAACGGGTCCATTGCAGCATACCTGCTAGTTCTAAGTGACTGGAACCTCAGTAATTACTTTGCTTGGGGAGTTCTCACCTTTCTCATAGCCTTTTTCTTGTCCATCTGCACCTCTCTGAGACTTAATTTTCAACACTTCAATAATCAGTTTCGGAAATTTGTGGCCGATAATACCCGACCAGTAACTGCTACAGATCTTCAGTTGATGCGCGTCTTGCATTCGCAACTAGCAGCATTTGTGACTAGATTCGATGAACTATTCACTCGGATGGTTTTCATCTGGTACGCCACAATCATAACTAGCTTTTGTGTAGAGATCACAGCCCTGTTGAGAAGTGACGTTGAggaaatgtccactcttgctggTGGAATTTTCTACGGCTTGCGGATCTTGTATATAGTTGTCTTCTTCATAATGTTATCCGTTCTATCCTCTCTCGTCAATGAAGAAGCTCATGATGTTCTTCATAGTCTGCAGAATACAATTTGTATTCATCCAACTACGGACCACCCCTACAATATTCAAGCAGAACTTTTAGTTACTCAGCTGAATTCCTCTGTGGTTGGTTTATCAGCATGGAACGTTTTCATCATCAATAGAGGTTTTATGTTGACTGTTCTTGGAGCTGTTATTAGCTACGGAGTTCTGATCATTCAACTAAATCCAAAGGCCATGAAAAAGTTGTCTGGAATCACAtcttaa